The Desulfobulbus propionicus DSM 2032 DNA segment GTCACTGGGCATGGCATGGGCGGTCATGGCAATGATGGGGATATGCTGATTGTCGCCTTCTGCCTCGCGGATTCGCGCAACCGCTTCATATCCGTCCATTTCAGGCATCTGGATATCCATGAGAATACAATCAAAAAGGCCGCCACGCCAGGCATCCACAGCTTTTCGCCCGTTTTCCACCACGGTCACCTGATATCCGGCCTGTCGCAGAAGGGTTCGAATCAAAATTTTGTTGATATATTCATCCTCGGCCACCAGAATTCGTTGCCCGTGGTTTGATAGAGGCATTTGTTCATCAGATGGCGAGGAAGGTTCTCTGCTTGGCTTCTGACTTTGCTCGATATCGGGGACAGTGATCGGCAAGGTAAAAGAGAATCGAGTTCCCTTGGCCAGTTCACTTTCAAACCAAATTCTCCCTCCCATGAGTTCCACTAGCCCCTTGGAAATGGATAGACCGAGTCCTGTGCCGCCAAAACGGCGGGAATGGGAGGAATCGGCTTGGGAAAAGGATTCGAACACTTTGTCATAGTAGGTGGGAGCGATCCCTATACCGGTATCGGCTACCTCAAACAAAAGCATATCGCCATTGGCAAAGGAATTTGGGGACGGTTGGTTCGACACGGTAAGGGTAATCTGTCCTTTGCGTGTAAATTTGAGACTGTTATCGATCAGATTGGTGAGCACTTGCATAATCTTGGTTTGATCGCCAACCAGCATGTCCGGAACATTCGGAGCAACAATCAAGTGGAGTCGAAGATTTTTACGTTGCGCTGTCGGTTCCATGGGCTGGATCACTTCATTGAGCAGATTACGCAAAGAAAACAACCGCTGCTCGAGTTCGAAACGGCCAGCCTCCAACTTGGAAAAATCAAGAATATCATTGATAATAATCATGAGCCGGATGGCGGATCGATGAATCAACTCCAATTGCTGCCGCTGAAGATCAGGTAAGTCCTCCCGCAACAAAATATTGGACAAGCCTATAATGCCATTCATAGGAGTGCGTATCTCGTGACTCATGTTGGCCAAAAATTCGCTTTTGGCTATGCTGGCGGTTTCGGCCGCTTCCCTAGCATGATAGAGTTCTTTTTCCACCGCCTTTCGTCGTGAAATATCTTCGATAACCCAAACTGTCCCTTTGGCGAGATCCTGGGGAGAAATAGCTTTACCGCTCAAGGTGCAAGGAATGAGGGAGCCGTCTTTCTTCTTGAGTTGGTATTCGATCTGCTCGACGTCTCCTTCTGCAAGCAAGTGAAGGTGTTCCCGGACAAAATGGCGAAAGGATTGTCGATCTGAAAAAAATTGCCGGATGTCTCCTGAAAGGATTTCTTCCCGAGAGTAACCGAAAATATCAGACATCCGTTTGTTTACATTGATAATTTTTCCCATGCGAACCAGGATGATGCCAACTAGACTGGCACTGAAAATGGTTTCCAATTCCAATACAGAAACCCGTCTGGCGGATTCCGCCCGGTCACTTGCCTCCTGGCCCGCCAACACTTGACTGGTCAGTTCCTGTTCCTTATGCGAATGGAGAACAATACTACCAGTCAGGATTCCCAACGACAGAACAATGCTATTGAGTACAAGAACAATTGCCCAAGGAAAAGGGGCGGGGACAAGAGTTGCTATGGACCAACCACTGTTGGAAAGCGGCAGAAGATCAACTGAATAACGAAGATTATTGCGATGAATAATAGGAGCTTGAAGGGAAAAAGGCAGTGAGGATAAAGAATGGTCACCAAATTGACGACCATCCTTAATTTCTTGCAACCGTTCTGGAGCTATTTTCCAAGCTGCTTTAAAGTTCCATTCATTTTTGGTTGAAGCAAAAACAATACCGTCGTTTGAAACAAGGAGCGCGTCAAAAGTATCTTTGATATGGGAAAAAAAGATATCGGCAGAGGTATCGGATGTTTTAATTACAACAACGCCGATTGGTTTTCCATGACTCGTTGTATAAATCGGTGCACCAAAATAGAACCCTCTTCGTTTGGTGGTCACGCCGACAGCAGGATAAAAAGTGGGATTACCGGCCAACGCATGAAAAAAATAGGGACGAAATGGGTATTCATTACCGGTGAGACTCGGTTCATCAACATTCGCGGAACTACCAATCACAGTCCCTTCATGGTTCATGACATAGACTAGGGCAGCATTGAGTACCCCTTGGGCCGTATTCAAGACGCGGAGCAAGTTGCTGTTGTCACTATCTGTCTTTCCGACACAAACATCAATTATTTCTGAATACTTGGCTAACTCAAGGGCGGCGTTGGTATAGTTGGCTATGATATAGTTCTTCAGTTCTGCAGCCAGGTTAGTTGTTATGGGATGCTGTTCTTTCTTATACCGGAAAAGGATGTATTGATCGCTGCCAAGACTCACCAGGGCGAGACACAGCAAGGTAAATGCACCGATACAAACGAGTCGTCGCCGCACAGTGCCCAATGATTGATAAAAACCGCGGGAAGAAAAGGATTTACTGTTCTCAGGTGTTTCAATACTCAACGGATCGAACTCCAAGGGGCAAATGGTCACGTGGCATGTTCAACAAAGTGAACACGCCAATCATTTCCTGTTCATTTGCGTTCGTTGTTCGGGGAAATCGGCCAAAGAGGTGTAAGCGAATATATTTTTCGTTCAGTTTCGACAATCTGTCAACAACTGATCGTAGCAAACAGGTGAGGAGTGTCTTGGTTCAACAGGAATAGGACAATCCTGCCGTTTATGATAAACCATCATGAACGGAGGGAAGTCCATGCGAAAGAAGCGTCACAACTACAGCCCTGAAGAGAAGGTCTTTATCCTGAAACGGCACTTGGTTGGCCGAGAGGCGGTTTCGGATTTGTGCGACGAATACCAATTGCAGCCGAAGATTTTTTACGATTGGCAGAAGCAGTTCTTTGAAAAAGGGGCTTCAGCGTTTGCCCGTGAAGGAAAGAGCAAACAGCAGGCGGAGGAGAAGCGCATTCGTGAGCTTGAGGAGAAATTGCGCCGGAAACATGAAGTGCTTTCGGAACTGCTGGAGGAGCATATCCAGTTAAAAAAAGAACTTGGGGAGCTCTGAATGGCGGTTGGGTTCCCCATGACACCCGCGATGCCGTGGTTGATTTCAGTCGCCGGTGGAGTGCAAAAGCAGAAATACCCACCAACAGGCTCATCGTCTGGCTTGGCGTGGCGCGGAGTAAATTTTACGCCTGGATTGGCCGTTGCGGCAAGGCAAACGAACATAACGGTCTAATCCCTCGTGACTTCTGGCTGGAGTCCTGGGAGCAGGAGGCCATCATCCGGTTTGCGCTCGATCATCCCCTGGAAGGGTATCGGCGGTTGACGTTCATGATGCTTGATCGGGACATTGTTGCCGTCAGTCCGAGTAGTACCTGGCGAGTCTTGGCCAAGGCCGGTTTGCTCAAGAAGTGGAACCGAAAAAACAGCGCCAAGGGAAATGGCTTCGTGCAACCGCTTCGTCCTCATGAACATTGGCATATCGATGTGTCACATCTCAATATCTGCGGCACCTTTTATTATCTATGCAGCCTGCTCGACGGCTGCAGCCGTTTCATCGTTCATTGGGAGATCCGGGAGCAGATGACGGAGCAGGATGTGGAGATCATTGTCCAACGGGCCAAGGAGAAATACCCCGAAGCCCGGCCTCGGATCATCTCCGATAACGGCCCGCAATTCATTGCCAAGGATTTCAAGGAATTCATCCGGCTCTCCGGCATGACGCACGTGCGGACATCACCGTACTATCCGCAGTCCAACGGCAAGTTGGAGCGATTTCATGCCACCATCAAGGGAGAGTGCATTCGCCCCGGCGTACCGCTTTCCCTTGACGACGCCCCGAGGATGGTGGAGAAGTTCATTGCCCACTACAACAACGTCCGGCTGCATAGCGCCATTGGCTACGTGGCTCCAGTGGACAAGCTCAGTGGCAGGGAGCAGGAAATTTTCAAAGAGCGGGACCGGAAACTGGAAGCGGCCAGAGAACTGAGGAAGACAAAACGGCTTCGGGCGCCGTCGGCAAACCCGATGCTCTCTCAAAAAGACAATACGGCTCCTTCGGAGTCCTTACTGCAAACGGCAAGATTGTCCATTTCCAACTGAGGCGGAACAAACAGCCGATCAAGGTTCATCGATCAACGTGCTGGGAAGAGCAAACGAAAAAGAGGCCTGAAATATATTTCAGGCCTCATGAAGATTCTTTTATCCTTTAAGTATTTCAGATCGTTTTCATGAAACCGTCAAACGGTAATAGGATACAAGCTAATCGCGAAAACACAAAGAACAAGGATAAAGGTACAAACTGGCGCAAAATTTGAGGGGAGGGGTTCGTCGAACTGCTCCTCCGGCTCGTGAAAGTACATGTTAATGATCAGACGCAGATAGTACCACATGGAAATAATGCTGCTGATGATGCCTAAAACTGCCAGGGTGATTTGGCCTGCATCGATGGCACTGGTAATAATATAAAATTTCCCCATAAAGCCTGCGGTGGGGGGGATACCGGCCATGGAAAGCAAAAACACGCTGATAGCTGCGGCGGAATAGGGACGAATTTTGGCAAGTCCCTTGAAATCATCAAATGTGTTTCTCTTTTCCTCGGCTCCGCCGAGATACGAGAGTGCGCAAAAAATACCAAGAGTCCCTGCGGCATAAGCGGCCAAATAGTAGGCAATCACACTACCGGAAAATTCTTGGCTGCTTACAGCAACAAGAGCGATCAACAAATAACCGGAATGAACAATACCGGAGGCAGCGAGCATTCTTTTCAAGGATTGCTGGCCGATGGCGATGAGATTGCCAACAAACATCGTCAAGATGGAGATGTAAAACAGAAAGGTGATCCATCCACTATGCAATCCTTGATCGACAACCAAGAAATTGGCGAACACAGCAAAGATGGCAGTTTTTAACCCCGTGGCCATGTAGCCTGTGATTGGAACGGAAGCGCCGTCATACACATCGACGACCCAGGCATGGAAGGGAAAGGCGGCAACCTTGAAAAGAAAGGCTACCAAGATGAAGAAAGCACCGCCCACCAATGCCGGTGTGTGCAAGAAGCCGTGGGCGGCAACGAATTTGCCGATGGCCACAAACTTGGTGCTGGCGGTGGCCCCATAGACCAAGGCTGTTCCCATGGTCAAAAATGCACCAGCGAAGGCACCAAGCATGAGATATTTCAAAACAGCCTCAGTGCTGATAACATTCTTTCGGTTGTAACCAACCAGGATATAGATGGCCAATGACATAATCTCCAGAGCAATAAAAACGGATATTAACTCTTGGGCCATGGTCAACAATAACATTCCTGAAGCGGCAAATACCGTAAGACTATAAAACTCCGGGCTGCAAAAAGTATTCTGTTTGAAATAGGTCTGCGCACTCATAACGGTAAAGAGTCCGCAAGCTAGAATAATCAGGCCAGCAGCCTTGGAAAAATTAGTGACCACGAGGAAGCTGTTGAAAATATCCGAGAAAAGGACTGCTTTCCCGGTAATACACGAACCCAGTTGAACAAGAAATGCTATGGCAAATACAAGGGCACTCCCATAGGCAGCCATTTCATGAGAAATTTTTTCATAGGCAGAAGAGAGCATCAACAAGATGGCTCCTGCCCCAACGATAATCAGTGGCATGAGTAACAGTAAATCGTTCGTCATAATGAACATCCGGTATTATTGCTGTTCAATGTTGAGCTCAACGCCGTGAGCATTGGTGGTTGTGCTGTGTGCGACAACAGGAGCGTTCTGGGAAAATTGCAATGCAGCAGAAGGTGTGATCTTACTTATAAACGGCTGCGGATAAATTCCCATGATGATGATGAGTAAAATCACGGGGAGAAAGGTCAATCCTTCAACCAAGGTCAAATCTTTAAAATTCTCAGATGTTGCGGTGGATTTTTCAAAAAATACCCGTTGAAACATCCATAGCATGTAGCACACACCAACGATCAAGGTTGTCGCGGCAAGCACACCGATAGCGGTATTGAATTTTATTGCTCCAAGAATAATCATGAATTCACCAATGAACCCACTTGTTCCGGGCAATCCGACCGAAGCCAACATCGCGATGGCAAAAAACAATGCGAAAACTGGTGCTTTCGCGGCGATTCCTCCAAGGTCCTCGATAGTTCTGGTTTCGGTACGCTCTTCAAGGATTCCCGCGAAAAGAAAAAGGACACCCGTGCTGGTGGCGTGTGCGACAATCTGATAGATGGAGCCGGTCAAGGCTTGGACATTCATGCAAAATACACCCAGGGCGATGACACCCATGTGGGAGGCAGAAGAAAAGGCCAGCATTCGCTTGAAGTCTTTTTGGGCGATTGCAGCAATGCCACAGTACATCATGCCAATAACGCCGGCATAGGCGAGAAGTATGGCGAATCGAGCAAATTCTTGATCAAAGACCGGCACCACGAAACGAATTACACCATATACACCAATTTTGGCCATAATGGCTGACAAGACAAAGGTAGCCGCAGTCGGTGCTTCGGTATACGCGTCAGGCAACCAAGTATGAAAGGGAAACAAGGGAATTTTGATTGCAAAAGCAATCATGAATCCAAAAAAGGCCACCGCTGCCACTTGACCGCTGAGATTGAGTTGCGCCATCTTATTCATCGCGAAACTCCACTCGTTGAATTGGGCATGGTAACTAACACCCAGATACACGATGGCAGCCAACATGAGCAAGGAACCAGCAATAGTGTAAATGGTGATCTTCAGCGTGGCAGGAAGACGCTTTGCCCCCCCATACAAACCCAGCATGAAGAAGACCGGCAACAACATGATTTCCCAGAAGATATAAAAGAGGATCATGTCAGTTGCGCATACTGCACCGGTCATGGCTCCTTGAACGATGAGCAGGTTGGCGTAATACCCTTTCTCTTTGGTGCCAAAAATCAAATAGACCATTGGCAGAAGAACAGAGCAGGCCATCAGGATGAACAGACTGATTCCATCCACACCCAGAGCATAGGAAATTCCCAGTGATTCGATCCAAGGAACATTTTCTATGAATTCAAGATGCCCCGTGGACTTGAATCCCAGGTAGAGGTCGAGGCTGAGGACGAGGGTGGACAACGAAATGATGAGCCCTGTAAACCGAGCGATCGTCCTGCTTGCCGGCGAGGCCAGGAGCACCAACCCGGCAATA contains these protein-coding regions:
- a CDS encoding PAS domain-containing hybrid sensor histidine kinase/response regulator, with protein sequence MSIETPENSKSFSSRGFYQSLGTVRRRLVCIGAFTLLCLALVSLGSDQYILFRYKKEQHPITTNLAAELKNYIIANYTNAALELAKYSEIIDVCVGKTDSDNSNLLRVLNTAQGVLNAALVYVMNHEGTVIGSSANVDEPSLTGNEYPFRPYFFHALAGNPTFYPAVGVTTKRRGFYFGAPIYTTSHGKPIGVVVIKTSDTSADIFFSHIKDTFDALLVSNDGIVFASTKNEWNFKAAWKIAPERLQEIKDGRQFGDHSLSSLPFSLQAPIIHRNNLRYSVDLLPLSNSGWSIATLVPAPFPWAIVLVLNSIVLSLGILTGSIVLHSHKEQELTSQVLAGQEASDRAESARRVSVLELETIFSASLVGIILVRMGKIINVNKRMSDIFGYSREEILSGDIRQFFSDRQSFRHFVREHLHLLAEGDVEQIEYQLKKKDGSLIPCTLSGKAISPQDLAKGTVWVIEDISRRKAVEKELYHAREAAETASIAKSEFLANMSHEIRTPMNGIIGLSNILLREDLPDLQRQQLELIHRSAIRLMIIINDILDFSKLEAGRFELEQRLFSLRNLLNEVIQPMEPTAQRKNLRLHLIVAPNVPDMLVGDQTKIMQVLTNLIDNSLKFTRKGQITLTVSNQPSPNSFANGDMLLFEVADTGIGIAPTYYDKVFESFSQADSSHSRRFGGTGLGLSISKGLVELMGGRIWFESELAKGTRFSFTLPITVPDIEQSQKPSREPSSPSDEQMPLSNHGQRILVAEDEYINKILIRTLLRQAGYQVTVVENGRKAVDAWRGGLFDCILMDIQMPEMDGYEAVARIREAEGDNQHIPIIAMTAHAMPSDRQKCLSSGMDDYVSKPIDGSSVLKIIEKYLQPTRVPDPPKHRLGKHETIVSADG
- a CDS encoding transposase, translating into MRKKRHNYSPEEKVFILKRHLVGREAVSDLCDEYQLQPKIFYDWQKQFFEKGASAFAREGKSKQQAEEKRIRELEEKLRRKHEVLSELLEEHIQLKKELGEL
- a CDS encoding IS3 family transposase, translating into MVDFSRRWSAKAEIPTNRLIVWLGVARSKFYAWIGRCGKANEHNGLIPRDFWLESWEQEAIIRFALDHPLEGYRRLTFMMLDRDIVAVSPSSTWRVLAKAGLLKKWNRKNSAKGNGFVQPLRPHEHWHIDVSHLNICGTFYYLCSLLDGCSRFIVHWEIREQMTEQDVEIIVQRAKEKYPEARPRIISDNGPQFIAKDFKEFIRLSGMTHVRTSPYYPQSNGKLERFHATIKGECIRPGVPLSLDDAPRMVEKFIAHYNNVRLHSAIGYVAPVDKLSGREQEIFKERDRKLEAARELRKTKRLRAPSANPMLSQKDNTAPSESLLQTARLSISN
- a CDS encoding NADH-quinone oxidoreductase subunit N translates to MTNDLLLLMPLIIVGAGAILLMLSSAYEKISHEMAAYGSALVFAIAFLVQLGSCITGKAVLFSDIFNSFLVVTNFSKAAGLIILACGLFTVMSAQTYFKQNTFCSPEFYSLTVFAASGMLLLTMAQELISVFIALEIMSLAIYILVGYNRKNVISTEAVLKYLMLGAFAGAFLTMGTALVYGATASTKFVAIGKFVAAHGFLHTPALVGGAFFILVAFLFKVAAFPFHAWVVDVYDGASVPITGYMATGLKTAIFAVFANFLVVDQGLHSGWITFLFYISILTMFVGNLIAIGQQSLKRMLAASGIVHSGYLLIALVAVSSQEFSGSVIAYYLAAYAAGTLGIFCALSYLGGAEEKRNTFDDFKGLAKIRPYSAAAISVFLLSMAGIPPTAGFMGKFYIITSAIDAGQITLAVLGIISSIISMWYYLRLIINMYFHEPEEQFDEPLPSNFAPVCTFILVLCVFAISLYPITV
- a CDS encoding complex I subunit 4 family protein — its product is MFEHLLSVIIFLPIIAGLVLLASPASRTIARFTGLIISLSTLVLSLDLYLGFKSTGHLEFIENVPWIESLGISYALGVDGISLFILMACSVLLPMVYLIFGTKEKGYYANLLIVQGAMTGAVCATDMILFYIFWEIMLLPVFFMLGLYGGAKRLPATLKITIYTIAGSLLMLAAIVYLGVSYHAQFNEWSFAMNKMAQLNLSGQVAAVAFFGFMIAFAIKIPLFPFHTWLPDAYTEAPTAATFVLSAIMAKIGVYGVIRFVVPVFDQEFARFAILLAYAGVIGMMYCGIAAIAQKDFKRMLAFSSASHMGVIALGVFCMNVQALTGSIYQIVAHATSTGVLFLFAGILEERTETRTIEDLGGIAAKAPVFALFFAIAMLASVGLPGTSGFIGEFMIILGAIKFNTAIGVLAATTLIVGVCYMLWMFQRVFFEKSTATSENFKDLTLVEGLTFLPVILLIIIMGIYPQPFISKITPSAALQFSQNAPVVAHSTTTNAHGVELNIEQQ